Genomic segment of Sulfurovum sp. UBA12169:
CCTTGGTGTTGCCAAGCAGCAGAAGATAATTCGCAATAGCATCAGGAATAAATCCTTGTTCGAAGAGCCATTTTACTGAACTGGCATCATCCCTTTTGCTCATTTTTTTACCTTCATTGTTGAGAATTATGGGCAGATGCGCGTATATTGTTTCTTTTGTAAAGCCTAGTTGTGTTTTGATGTGCATTTGTTTGGGGGTATTGGAAAGGTGGTCTTCCCCTCTAATAATGAAATCTACATCGCTAAGCATGTCATCGCATGCGCAGGCAAAATTATAGGTGGATGTTCCGTCAGTTCTAAGGATAACAAAGCTGTCAACTTCATTGGGCGAAGTAACGATATCGCCCTTGATAAGGTCGTGATTGATGATCTGTGCTGCAGGTTTTTTGATGCGGACAACAAAAGGTATGCCATTTTCTTTAAGCAGGGCAAGTTCTTTTTTGTCGACATCCATACATTGACCGCTGTAGCGATAGGCAATTTTTTGTTCTATGGCTTTTTCTCTATGGCTTTCGAGTTCTTCAGCTGTGCAGGTACAGACAAATGCTTTTCCTTCTTCGAGCAGTTTCATGGCAAACATTTGGTGCATATGTAGATTTTCGCTTTGATGAGAAACACTGTCGTGCTTAAGTGCAAATTTTTCCAAAATTTGCATAATTTCTGTATCTTTTCCTTCAATATTGCGTGCTTTATCTGTATCTTCTATGCGAATGATAAAACGTTCATGACGTTGTTGCGCAACCAAATAATTGAGTATGGCAACACGAAGGTTTCCTATGTGCATATCGCCTGTAGGCGACGGGGCAAATCTTAACATATTTTTTAGCTCCAATAGTGGGTAATTTAACGATGATATTATAGGCTCTTTTACTGAAAATGCACTAAGAACGCAAAAGGAGCCGCCGAAAATAAATTTGTTTTTTTGGTTTATTTCGGCATTGTTTAGCAAAGTGACGAAGGGGTTACTTTAGATAAAAGTCCAAAGTAAACTGCATATCTTCATCAAGTTCCAGATTGTTTCTCATCCAT
This window contains:
- a CDS encoding glutamate--tRNA ligase → MLRFAPSPTGDMHIGNLRVAILNYLVAQQRHERFIIRIEDTDKARNIEGKDTEIMQILEKFALKHDSVSHQSENLHMHQMFAMKLLEEGKAFVCTCTAEELESHREKAIEQKIAYRYSGQCMDVDKKELALLKENGIPFVVRIKKPAAQIINHDLIKGDIVTSPNEVDSFVILRTDGTSTYNFACACDDMLSDVDFIIRGEDHLSNTPKQMHIKTQLGFTKETIYAHLPIILNNEGKKMSKRDDASSVKWLFEQGFIPDAIANYLLLLGNTKAPKEIFTLPEAIEWFRLEDISRSAARFDIDKLRFINREHLKMMEDKALSSLFGFADENIGKLAKIYLEEASTVNELESKIKPIFTPKRFEGEWAEQMRTLEEIIADAPMIGTFDEFKSYLMEKSGLKGKYFFKPLRLLLTGAEHGPELSEIYPLIKSYLLEIAS